The Thunnus maccoyii chromosome 9, fThuMac1.1, whole genome shotgun sequence genome includes a region encoding these proteins:
- the LOC121903447 gene encoding pyridoxal phosphate phosphatase — protein MAGAFGFKGCQKIRGPQIRNLLEAKDFFLFDCDGVIWHGENAITGAAKVVSSLIRQGKNVVFVTNNCTRPRENYVHKFYRLGFTDVMLEQIFSSSYCSALYLRDVVKVRGQVFVMGCDGLRRELQAAGIPCVEEADDPDATIYDCALAPDVKAVLVGHDDKLTFLKLAKASCYLRDPDCLFLATDNDPWHPLSGGRILPGSGSLTAALEVSSGRKATVIGKPSRFMFECISSQFRGVDPAQCLMVGDRLETDMLFGSNCGLDTMLTLTGVSQIEEAQEYRNSELSTNHSLVPDYVVDTIADFLPAFEELDEQTN, from the exons ATGGCAGGCGCCTTTGGGTTCAAAGGCTGCCAGAAAATTCGAGGTCCGCAGATTAGAAATCTGCTGGAGGCGAAGGACTTCTTTCTCTTCGACTGCGACGGGGTCATATGGCACGGAGAGAACGCGATCACGGGCGCGGCGAAGGTGGTGAGCTCGCTGATCAGGCAGGGCAAAAACGTAGTGTTCGTCACCAACAACTGCACCAGGCCCCGGGAGAATTATGTGCACAAGTTCTACCGGTTGGGCTTCACCGACGTGATGCTGGAGCAAATCTTCAGCTCGTCGTACTGCTCGGCTCTCTACCTGAGAGACGTCGTCAAGGTCCGCGGTCAGGTGTTCGTCATGGGCTGCGACGGGCTGCGCAGAGAGCTGCAGGCGGCGGGCATCCCCTGCGTGGAGGAGGCGGACGATCCGGACGCCACCATCTACGACTGCGCCCTGGCTCCGGACGTCAAGGCAGTGCTGGTGGgacatgatgataaactgacTTTTCTCAAACTGGCCAAAGCTTCGTGCTACCTGAGGGACCCGGACTGCTTGTTCTTGGCTACCGACAACGACCCCTGGCACCCTCTGTCCGGTGGAAGGATACTGCCAG GTTCTGGGTCCCTCACTGCAGCCCTGGAGGTGTCCTCAGGTCGGAAGGCTACTGTGATCGGCAAGCCGAGTCGCTTCATGTTCGAGTGCATCTCCAGTCAGTTCCGAGGGGTAGACCCCGCCCAGTGCTTGATGGTCGGGGACCGCCTGGAGACAGACATGCTGTTCGGGTCCAACTGCGGCCTGGACACCATGCTCACTCTCACCGGCGTGTCTCAGATCGAGGAGGCCCAGGAGTACAGGAACAGCGAGCTGTCCACCAACCACAGCCTGGTGCCCGACTACGTGGTGGACACCATCGCCGATTTCTTGCCCGCTTTTGAGGAACTGGACGAACAGACCAATTGA